The genomic window AAGAACAGTTCTGTTCGCTTGATGGGCTTTGGCCACCGCATCTACAAGAACTACGACCCGCGAGCCAAGGTGATCAAGAGTCTGGCCGATAAGGTCCTGGCCAAGAGGGGCATCAATGATCCGCTGCTCGATCTGGCTAAGCAGGTGGAAGAGGCCGCCCTCAGTGACGACTACTTTATCGAGCGGAAGCTCTATCCCAATGTGGACTTCTATACGGGGATCATTTACCGTGCCATCGGCATTCCGACGGACATGTTTACCGTAATGTTTGCCATCGGCCGGGTCCCCGGCTGGGTTGCCCAATGGAAAGAAATGCGGGAATCTCCGAACACGCGTATCGGACGCCCTCGCCAGATTTACACGGGACATGCCGAGAGGAATTATGTACCCATTGCAAAGCGCGTCTAAGTCCCTAGGAATCATGATGATGGTCCTTGCGGGCCTCTTGTTGCCGCAGGCGGCAGAGGCTCACTGGGCCAGTTCTTCAGAGAGCGGCCAGGAGGCGGCTCTTGCCTTTGACGGAGACACTTCCACGCGCTGGCGCGCAGGCGTGGGTACCTACCCGCAAATCCTCAGAATGGACTTAGGAAACAGCCAAAGCATCTCCGGCATCAAGACCACCTTCCCCAACAACCGGGCCTACCTCTATGAAATTTTTGTCTCCGACGAGCCACAACCCGGGGAGAACCTGGAGGCTGCCGAGTGGCGCTGTGTAGTCGAGTCCAAGGTGGGCGACAATGAGTCCAAAGACACCTTTGCACCCGTGCAAGCACGCCATGTTGCAACGCGGTTCAATTCCCTGACACCCAACGGCGGCGTGGAGTTGGATAACCCGTACGGCGATCCCCAAGGCTGGACCTTGACCGTCGAATCAGAACTCTCGGATCAAGCGCATACAGGAAAGAGAGCCCTCTTTGCGAAGGAGGGCTACAGCTTCACCAATTACACCTTGGACCTCTTTGAAGTGGCCGGGAAAGTCTACACATTCAGCTGTTACGGTAAATCCGACGCCAAGGCAGCCGGCTATGCCGTGCTCATCTGCCAGGATCTGGAGGGCAATCAAGTGGTTTTGGACGCGCCTTTCGGAGTCTTCACCGGCAAGTACCGGCGCTTTGTGAGCCGGGTCCGCATTCCGCGTTCAATCGATAGCATTGCCCGGGTCAATCTTTACCGCATGAGCGTTAGCATGAACGGCAAGGAGCCTGAAGAAGCCGCAGGCATCTGGTATGACGATTTGACCCTGGTCGAAGGACCTATTGGCTCGGACCTACCCATGGTGATCGAGCAGTCAGTCGAGTGAATCCGGGCCAGTTCCAGTCCCAACTCCTCACCTGGTACCAAGCCCACAAACGCGAACTCCCTTGGCGCGAAAACACGGACCCCTACCGCGTGTGGGTCTCTGAGATCATGCTGC from Candidatus Omnitrophota bacterium includes these protein-coding regions:
- a CDS encoding discoidin domain-containing protein; amino-acid sequence: MMMVLAGLLLPQAAEAHWASSSESGQEAALAFDGDTSTRWRAGVGTYPQILRMDLGNSQSISGIKTTFPNNRAYLYEIFVSDEPQPGENLEAAEWRCVVESKVGDNESKDTFAPVQARHVATRFNSLTPNGGVELDNPYGDPQGWTLTVESELSDQAHTGKRALFAKEGYSFTNYTLDLFEVAGKVYTFSCYGKSDAKAAGYAVLICQDLEGNQVVLDAPFGVFTGKYRRFVSRVRIPRSIDSIARVNLYRMSVSMNGKEPEEAAGIWYDDLTLVEGPIGSDLPMVIEQSVE